DNA sequence from the Malus domestica chromosome 11, GDT2T_hap1 genome:
gtatgtttatgaatccaaacaaaggAATTGGtatatgtcaatttataaattctgacttttatacaaattccaagtttatttttcgtttgttttcctataaaaaaataaaaaaaatcctgtTCAACTAgtaaaaagaaaaccaaatccATATGGACATGTAAAGACAAAATTATccaaaatttaaacttttatACCATCTTAAAACTCAAGCCTCTCTCTGTTCTTGAAACGCACTCGAGGCACCAACAAAACAAGAACAACCATATTGGGTGGACTCGAACAAGCTGTTGAATATATCACTGCCAGCTCATCAAAACAATTGTGAAAAGGATTGGGTGATGATGTAATAGTTAGTTAAAAGAGTTAGTTAGAGTTTTGTTACTAAAAAGCTTATTAGCTACTCCTCTAGTTAGCTATATATAGCTATTGTAAACAGATAGTAAAGTTCAGTTCATTGAGTTCAATACAAAAgcatatttctctctctaaatctctctctaaaactctgtgttcatctttcttcttgattttctcttcaattccaaaacattgcaatgtagttaacacaAGCGGAGCGTTACATGAGAGATTCTCTCGTCAACACCACCTACCACTAGATTAGTGAATGCCAGTGACACCTAGCCATGAACCCAAGTCCAAAGACCAAAAATGACTCTGACTAAACTTTTAAGTCTGCATCTGAAGTTAGCCTTCCTAAAACCTCCTGCAGATGAATTCAACTCACAGCAATTTCATGCCCAATCATTAGTAATTACTGGCCAATCGATTGGCACCGCGCCCGAAACTTGAGAAAGATCGAACGTCCGGCACAGAGAGTTTCGCACTTGTAATTAATTGGACGAACAACAAAATTACTGAGACATCCAGAATTCTGGAAATTTAGATTCAAGTACAAAAATAttgcaagaaagaaagaaagattcAAGAAAAAGTCACAAATGCATTAAAACAAAATCTTGCTGAAGAGCTACAAattccctacttatccataactaaaacaaacaaacaaaatcacACTCCGATTAGAGAATGACGCTCCACTCCAGGGAGGCCGGCGGTTGCCCACCGCTCTCTCGACCCATGAGTCCTCCGGGGAAAGGAGGCACCGCCACCATCACCGCCCCTAAAACTAAAACCCAAAATTGCCAACAGAACCATTAATCTCATACATCTCTTTCGTCGGCAGGAGTAGAAGAGCTCGAACCAATCTCGAAATTCAAACCCAAATAATCCTTGGTACAAAGTTCTCTCCTATTCATCTCATCCAACTTGATAGCCGCATTCTCCCTCAAACGTTCTAACAAAGACTTGTACTTTTTAAGCTCCGGCAGTTCCAATCCTTCTTCAATCGGCTTCTCCCACCACAAACTCCCCTTCTCCTCGTCCATTACATCGGAACCTTCTTTCACTTCCTCTCGACTCGATTCCAAATCTTGGTGCTCATTGCCGGCACTAGCTGACCCAAGAACCTCCTCTCCGCCATCATCGGATGCACACCTCGCTTGTTCACCAAGAAATCGATCAATGACAGATTCCGCGGAGGGGTGGCCGAAGAGGAAAGGATTGTTACCGGGCGAAAAGGCAATAACCGCAAGGGTGGCGCCAGTCAAGCAGCAAAGATCAGTGGCCTTTCGGAACAAACCCTTGCGCCGCTTTGAGAATGTGGCCTTGAGGTAGTTCTTGTTGGTTATTTTCTTGATGTCGATCTTGTTCTTCCCC
Encoded proteins:
- the LOC103448075 gene encoding agamous-like MADS-box protein AGL61, with the protein product MGKNKIDIKKITNKNYLKATFSKRRKGLFRKATDLCCLTGATLAVIAFSPGNNPFLFGHPSAESVIDRFLGEQARCASDDGGEEVLGSASAGNEHQDLESSREEVKEGSDVMDEEKGSLWWEKPIEEGLELPELKKYKSLLERLRENAAIKLDEMNRRELCTKDYLGLNFEIGSSSSTPADERDV